Sequence from the Corallococcus sp. EGB genome:
GCCATCATCCCCACGTCCCAGGCCATCCTCTTCGCCCGCTACCCGCGCGAGGAGCACGGCATGGCGGGTGCCCTCTTCGGCCTGGGCGCCGTGACGGGCCCGCTGCTGGGGCCCACCGTGGGTGGCCTGCTCATCGAGGCGGCCAGCTGGCACTGGATCTTCCTCATCAACGTGCCCGTGGGCCTCTTCGCCGCGTACATGGCGTGGCGCTACATCGAGCAGCCCCACTTCGAGCCGTCCATGGAGAAGGTGGACCGCAACGGCATCGCGCTGCTCGCCGTGGGCATGGCCTGTCTCCAGTACGTGCTGGAGGAGGGCAACCGCGAGGACTGGTTCGACAGCAGGCTCATCACGCTGCTGGCGGTCATCGCGGCCATCGCGCTCATCACCTTCGTCGTCCACGAATTGGAGACACCCAGTCCCGTGGTGGACCTGCGCGTGTTCGGCAACCGCAGCTACTCCGCGGCCACGGGGGTGAACTTCCTCGTGGGCACGGCGCTGTTCTCCGGCTCGTTCCTCTTCAGCCTCTTCTGCGGCTCGGTGATGCGCTACGAGGCGTTGGACATCGGGCTCATCTTCCTCAAGGGCAGCGCCATCCAGGTCATCCTGATGCCGCTCATCGGCAAGTTCGGCGGCAAGGTGGATGGGCGCTACCTCGTCGCCTTCGGCGTGCTGGGCGTGAGCCTGTCGCTGTGGACCAACGGGCACCTGGCCACGCGCGTGGATGAAATCACCCTCATCACGCCGGTGTTCATCCGCGCCTGTTCGCTGGGTTTCATCTTCGTGCCGCTGTCGGTGATGGCGCTCAGCAACCTGCGTCCGGAGCAGCGCGGCAACGCGGCGGGCCTCTTCAACCTCACCCGCGAGCTGGGCGGCTCCATTGGCACGGCGTGGATGAGCAGCGCGCTCAGCCGCTCCACCCAGGCCAACGTCACCGCCGTCACGTCGCACGTGGACGTCTACGGGCAGGTGGCCCAGGAGCAGGTGGCCCAGCTGACGGGCGCCATGGCCGCGAAGGGCGTGCTCAATCCCACGGGCGCCGCCTACGGCCTGTTGAGTCAGCGCATCAGCGCCCAGGCGCTGGTGCGGGCCTTCAACGCGAACTTCCTCATCCTCGCGCTGCTGTTCGTCTGCGCCCTCGTCCTGGTGGCCATGCTCCAGAAGGCGGATCCCAAGGTGAAGGTGGAAGGCGCGCACTAGGAAGCACGGCTTTCCGGAAACGACAAAGCGCGGGTCCCCGAGGCACTGGGGGCTCGCGCTTCTTCGTTTCAGGAGGGCACGGGGACGACGCCCGCCGCGTCAGGCCAGGAGCGAGGCCGCCAGCGCCAGCATGACCAGCCCGATGACGCCATCCAGGAGCCTCCAGGCGAGGGGCCGCGCGAAGAGGGGCGCGAGATACCGGGCGCCGAAGCCCAGGCCGCTGAACCACGCGCAGCTGGCGGCCATGGCTCCGGCACCGAAGAGCGGCGCGCCGTGGCCTCCTTCCCGCGCCGCGACGGAGCCCAGGAGCACGACAGTGTCCAGGTACACATGGGGATTGAGGAACGTGAGCGCCAGCGCCGTGCGCAGCGTGCGCCCCGAGCCCGCCTCCCGCCCGCCCGCGGCCTCCAGCGCCGCGCGGTCAGGGCGGAGCGCACGGAGGAGCGACGTCACCCCGAACCAGGCCAGGTAGGCGGCGCCGCACCACTTCGTCACCAGGACGAGCCACGGGAGCTTCACGATGAGCTGCCCCATGCCCGCGACGCCCGCGGCGATGAGGAGCACGTCCCCGGCCACGCACACGCCCACGACCAGGGGGACGTGCGCGCGCAGCAGCCCCTGTCTCAGGACGAAGGCGTTCTGGGCTCCGATGGCCACGATGAGTGAGGCGCCCAGTCCGGCCCCTCGCAGAAGCGGTGACAGCTCCATGACGACCCTCCGGGTGCCGCGCGCTTCGCGGCCCCACTCGGCAAGGTGCCCGCCCGCAGGTATGAAGTGGAGCTAAACCTCCTGAACCGGATGAAGGAACGCTAAACCATGCTCGATTACCCGCTGCTGGAGGCGCTGGCGGCCGTCGTGCGTGAAGGCTCCTTCGAGCGCGCCGCCCGGGTCCTCCATGTCACGCCATCGGCGGTCTCCCAACGCGTCAAGCTCCTGGAGGAGCGCCTGGGCCAGACGCTGGTCGTGCGGGCGCAGCCCTGCCGCCCCACGGCGACGGGGGCGGTGCTCTGCGGGCACGCGGAGCAGGTCGCGCTGCTGGAGCACGAACTGCGCACCCGCCTCCCGGAGGTGGGGACGTCCCCGGGCCCGCGCCCGACGCTGCGGCTGGCGGCCAACGCGGACAGCGTCGCGACCTGGCTCGTGCGCGCGCTGGCGGGCTTCACCTCTCGGCACGCCGTGCTCTTCAATCTGGCCGTGGACGATGAAAGCCACACGGTCGAGCTGCTGCGGTCGGGCTCGGTGCTCGGCGCGGTGACGTCACAGGCCGAGCCCGTCCAGGGGTGCCGCTCGACGCGCCTGGGCGCGATGCGGTACCTGGCGACCTGCTCCCCCGACTTCCACCGGCGCCACTTCTCCTCGGGCGTGACGGGGGCGGCCCTTGCCGGCGCGCCGTGCCTGCGCTTCGACACCAAGGACGCGCTCCAGCGGACCTTCCTGCGCCGGCTGACACGCGCGCGCGTCGAGCCGCCGACGCACTGGGTGCCCAGCCCGCATGGCTTCGTGGACGCCTGTCTCGCGGGGATGGGCTGGGGGATGAACCCCGAGCCCCTCATCCGCGAGGAGCTGCGTGCCGGGAGGCTCGTGGAGCTCGTGGCCGGCCGGCACCTGGACGTGGTGTTGTACTGGCAGCAGGGGCGACTGGCGTCCCCGCTCGCGGAGGAGCTGTCGCGGACGCTCCATGCAGCCGCCCGCGCCTCCCTGCGCTAGGCTACCGGCGCCACTTCTGCGCGGCGGTGCCGTTGCACTCCCAGAGCTGGAGCGGGGTGCCGCTGGCGGAGTTGCCGCTCGTCACGTCCACGCACTTGTTGGCCTGCGGGTTCACCAGGTCGCCAGCGCCGGAGAGGATGAACTGCTGCGCGGGGTTGCCGTTGCAGGTGACGAGCTGGATGGCGGTGCCGTTGGCGCTGGAGCCCCAGGCCACGTCCATGCACTTGCCGAAGGCGCGCACGGTGCCGTCCGACATGAAGGTCCACTTCTGCGCGTCCGTGCCGTTGCAGTCCCACAGCTGCAAGCGGGTGCCGTCGTTGGAGTTGGAGTTCGGCACGTCGATGCACTTGTTCGCCAGGCCGATGATGGGCCCGCCGGAGCCGCCACCGCCCACCGTGGTGAGCTGCAGGCCGTAGACGCTCAGGATGGGGTTGAGCGGCTGGAAGACGGTGGTGCCGCCCGTCGTGCAGTTGCCGCCGGCGCCGGACGTCACGCCCTGGGCCTGGTTGCCGGACAGCCACGAGCCGCCGGAGTCACCGCCCTCGGCGCATGCGTTGGACAGCGTGAGGCCGTACACCGGGCCCACGTTGTAGTTCACCGTGACGTTCTTCTGCTGGATGACGCCGCAGCGCCAGCCGGTGGTGGAGCCCGAGCGACAGACGGACGCGTTGATGCCCGCCTCCTGCGACCCGTACACCAGCACGTTGCCGCCCGCGTAGTTGTTCACCCACGGCTGTGACCCCCAGGAGCCGTTGGTGCGCACCCAGGCCCAGTCATTGCCCGGGAAGGTGGACGCCACCACCGTGCCCTGCGCCACGCCGTTGACGCCGCTGGTGGTCGTGCCCGCCCCTCCGCAGTGTCCCGCCGTCACGAAGCCGCCGGACACGGGGAAGCCGATGGAGCAGCGCGCGCCCCCCGGGTAGTACGCGTCACCGCCGCGCAGGTCGTAGACGGGCTTGAACTCCTCGCGCGACGGCACCGTGCGCACCGCGGCGTGCTTCACGCCCGCCTTCGCGACGAAGTCCGTGCCGCCCGTCAGCGCGGAGTCCTGCGCCAGCACCACCACGCTGTTGGTCGTCACGTCCACGTACCAGGCGTGCACGGCGCGGCCCGCCATCCGGCTGCCCTGGTCCAGCTGCGCCTTCACCGCGTCCAGCTCCGCCAGCGTGTACTTCACCCTCTGGGGTACCGCCCCCGCGCGGCGCACCGCGTCCGCGTCCGCGTCCGTCGTCACGCCCACCACCAGCGCGCTGCCGTCCGCGTTCATCCACGCGCCGCCAAAGCGCTCGCCCAGCTCCGCGCGCAGGTGGCCCTCCACGCGCACCGCCGCGGCCTCCGACGCCAGCCGCTGCTTCGCGCCGTCCGCCGTCAGCCCCAGGTCCCGCTGCATCGCGGACAGAAGCTCCGGCGACACGTCATGCGCCAGCGCGGCCTCCGCCGGGGAGGGAGCCGCCATCGCCATCGAGGGGACGATGCTCAACGTGGCGCCAGCGAACAGCGCCGTCGCCGTGGAGAACAGACCAGGGGTCCGCTTCATCGGGTCCTGCCTTTCGTGCTTCGGGGGAGCCCGGAGCGAAACCCGACAAAGCCGTGATAGTCAATTAATTCAAGAATTACTTAAATTCTCCGACATTTTTGTGCTGCCGAAGAAAGTCTTTGAGAACAAGAAGGCCCGGCGCGTCACAGGACGCACCGGGCCTTGGGACTTGCTTCGGTGACGGGCGGAAGTCAGCGCTTCGCGCGCGGGGCCAGCGCGCGGGCGGGGGCCCGGCGGCGGCGCAGCGCGGCGGCGCCCAGGAGCAGCAGGGCGCTGGCGAAGGGCAGGGTGCCGGAGGTTCCGGACGCGCTGCAGCCTCCCGTCGCGGCCTCGGACGCGTCCGGCACGCCCGTGGGGTTCTTGGACACGGGCGTGGTGCCGGTGGTGGGGGGCTGGCCCGTGGTGGGCAGCTGGGGGGAGGGCTGCTCCGGCGTGTTCGGCGTCGGGGGGGCGATGACCGGGGTCGGGTCTTCCGCGGGGATGTTCGTGTCGTCCGGCACGGGCGTGGGCGCGGGCGTCTCCTCCACCGGCGCGGGCGCCGGCGGCATCACGTCCTCGAGCGTCGTCGCCATGGTGAAGCCGTCATGGAAGATGGACGCTTCGGGCTTGATGGCGGCGTCGCGGTACAGGCCCATCTTCAGATAGTTCAGCTCCTTGCCGAACTGGTTGGCGCCGTAGGTCTTCGGCAGCACGTGCTCGCCGTTGTGCCACAGCTCCACGAAGCCGGCCTTCTTGTCCGAAGACCACTTCACGTGCAGCACGAAGTCGTGCCAGTTGCCCTTGTCGATGGAGGTCTGCCACAGCACGGGCGTGGTGTTGCCGCCCACGCGCAGGTTGATCTTGTCCCCGCGCACGAAGAACTCCAGCGGCGGAGAGCCGCAGCAGCTCTCCTGGTGCCACTGCGTGATGACCTGCCACGAGTCATTCACGGGGTAGTTGGTGGGAAAGAGCGTGCTCCACTTGTAGTAGTACTCCTTCCCCTGCGTCTCGTGGGTCACATAGAGCAGCTCGTTGCGGTTGCCGCTGGCGCCAATGGGATCATCGCCCTGCTTCACGGTGGCCTTGAGTGCGTACCTGCCGTCACGCACCACATCCGTCACGACCTGCAAGCGGCTGTTGGCAACGGCCTGCTGCCGCGTCCATTGCGACGTGTTGCCGGTCTCGAAGTCGCCCTTCCAGAGGATGCTGGCGGATGCGAGGGCCGGCATCAGGGAGGCCGCGGCAACGAGCGTAAGGAGTCGCTTCAAACAGGGGTCCTTTCGGTCCGGGTTGGGCCAAGGGGACACGCGGCGGGAAGGAAGCCTTCCCGCTGCCACTCGCCTGCCAACCCCCTGGCGCCCGCCCGCCCGTCGGGACGCCTGGTGGGCAATGAGGGGGCCAAGGCCCTGCCGCCCGTCGCTTCCCCAGGCATGCCGAAGCGCGTGATTCCGGGTGGATGCGGGCGCTCAAACCATCCGCCGTGAGCCGCCGTGCAGGCAGGCCCCCGGGCGTCATCCCCCCAACAGCCTGACGTCCCGGCGTCCCGTCCCTCCCCCGCGCCGGACCTGGGAAGTGGGGCCTTTTTTCAAGATCGGCCGAGCAGCCCGTCTATTGGTGCGTGTATCGCCCCAGACATCCGATGCGCCTGTTGTCCCACCGCCCGCCTGCCCACCGCGTCATGAGACGCCGGGAGGCACGGGGCGAGGCCAGGTCGGCGTTCGTCGGAGGTTGGTGTAGAACCGCCCCAAGGGGCAGCAGGGGGGAGATGCCCGAGGGGACCGCATGGTGAAGCCGGCGAAGAAGAGTCTCTGGGCGCTGGCGCTGGCCCTCCCTCTCCTGGTGGGTGGGGTCGCGGCCCTGAAGCCCCGGGCGCAGCCGTCCCCCGTCCCGGACACCTTCTGGACGGAGCGCAGGGCGGCCGCCCGCATCGAGGCCCGCCTCACGCACCCGGAAGCGGACCGCTACCGTTCGCGCGCCCCCGCGGGAGGCTGCCCGGTCCCCGCCGAGCCGATGCCCCTGGGCCCGCTCGCCCGCATGGAGGCCCGGGAGGACTGGGGCGGCATCGCGGCGGCCTATGCCCTGGAGGGCGAGTGGAACCAGGCGTCCTCCTTCCTGGAGCGTCTGCCCGCCTCGCCGGAGCGCGACAGCGACCTGGCGGCGGTGGCGCTCGCCCGCGGGGACCATGAGCGCGCGCTGCGGCTGCTGGACGCGGCGCTCACCGCGAAGCCGAACCTGACGCAGGCCCTGTGGAACCGCGCGCTGGTGTTCCGGGAGATGGGGCTGACGCTGCGCGCGTCGGAGCTGTTCGAGGAGGTGGCGAAGCGCAACGAGCCGGGCTGGGGGCGTGAGGCGCACGCCCAGGCGCTGGCCCTGCGCGAGGCCACGCTGGAGCGCCAGCGCCAGTGGAAGGATGCGCGCGACGCGACGCTCGCCCTGATGGACGACCCGAAGGCGCCGCTGCCCATGGACGCGGCCCGGTACATGCCGGGCACCGTGCGCGGCGTCTTCTATGACGTGGTGCGCGCCGCCGGGTCGAAGGAGCGCGCGCTGGCGCTGCTGCCCCTGGCGAAGGAGCTGGACCGGGTACAGGGCGGCAGCGTGCTCACGGACTACGTGCAGCGCGTGGCGAAGCGGGACTTCTCCCGCCGGTCGGACGTGGCGCGCCAGTACGCGGAGACGCTGCGCGCGGGCCACGGCATCCCGGAGGCGCTGCTGGACCGGGCGCGGGTGTCCGGGGATGACGACATCTACCTGGGCGCGCTGTTGCGCACGCGCAGGGGCTCCCTGAACCACCTCAAGGACACGCTGGAGCGCATCAAGCGGCTGGAGGACCCGTGGTTCACCTACGTCGCGGACCGCGACCAGGCCTTCAAGGAGATCTCCGACGGAGCGTGGTGGAAGGCTGAACAGCGGCTCTTCGGCGCGCTCCAGCGCTGCCGCGAGAATGGCCTGTCCGTGCGCTGCCTGGAGCTGGAGAAGCGGCTGGCCATCTTCTACTACGACATGCAGCGCGTGACGGAGTCCGAGCAGCACGCGCGCGTGCTCTGGGCCGGCGCCCGGCAGCTGCGCGAGTGGGAGCTGGAGTTCAGCGCGTTGGAGGTGCTGAGCCAGGTGTCGCGCTCGCGCAACGATCTGGGCAGCGCCCGCGCCTATCTGGAGGAATGGATGGCGCGCGGCCCCACGCGCAGCTGCGCGTGGCCCCACGTGCAGCTGGCGCACCTGCACTACCTGGACCTGCGGCCCCAGGAGGCGCGGCGCGAGCTGGACATCGCCGCCGCCTGCCCGGACAACCCCATGGAGCCGGTGTTCGGCGCCACGCTCGTGGAGTTGACGCGCTCCAACTTCGGCCCCAACGACCTGGAGTGGCTCTCCCGCGTGACGACCAACGCGCTGGCGGGCCCGGTGGTGCAGGGCGGGGACCGCGTCTACGCGGACTACCTGGAGGGCCGCTTCCACCTGGACCGCGACCGCCAGAAGGGCCAGCTCCACCTGCGCAAGGCCATCGACGCGGCGGACGCCCTGCCGCGCGGCGACGCGCTGGGGCGTGAGGCCTGGGCGCTCAGCTACTCGTCGCTCGCGGTGGACGCGGGCCGCGCAGGGGAGTTCTCCAAGGTGGTGGAGCTGATGGCCGCGCAGCTGGGCACGCCCGTGCTCACGCGCTGCGCGCTGGCCGCCAGCGTCCACGCCGAGCGCACCGTGCTGGTGGCGCTGGGCCCCCACGGCGAGGTGAAGGGGCACTACGACGACACGCGCAAGGAGCCCTTTGCCCGCGCGGACTCGTCCCGGCTGGTGCCGGAAGGGCTGCGCAAGACGCTGTCCGGCTGTGACCACGTGGACGTGCTGGCGTGGGCGCCGGTCTTCGGCCGCACGGATCTGCTGCCGTCCGACATGGCGTGGAGCTTCCGCCTGGGCCGCGCCCAGGGCCCGCGTCCGGCCGCCAGCGCCCAGTCCGCGCGCCGGCTGGTGGTGGCCGGCGTGGAGGCCCCGTCGCTGTTGCAGCTGCCCCGGCTGCCCACCTGGACGCCGGACGCGGAGCCCGGGGGCGCGCCGCCCAACGTGCTGTCCGGCTCGGACGCCACGCCCTCGCGCGTGCTGGAGAGCATGGCGGACGCCACGGAGATTGAAATCCACGCGCACGGCATCACCGACCCCAGCATCTCCGGCGCGTCGCTGGTGGTGCTGTCCCCGGAGGTGAACGGCCGCTACGCGCTCACCGCGGACGTGGTGCGCGAGCAGAAGCTCAAGGGGGAGCCCACCGTCTTCCTGGCCGCGTGCAGCGCGGGCCGCACCACGGCGCTGCAGAGCACGGAGCCCTTCAGCCTGCCGGCGGCCTTCATCGACTCCGGCGCCCGCGCGGTGCTGGCCTCCACGGTGGACATCCCGGACGCGGCGGGCCGCTTCTTCGACGGCGTGCGCCGGAGGATCCACGCGGGCTCGCCCGCCGCCATCGCGCTGCGCGACGAGCGCCAGGCGTGGCTCGCGCGGGACGGGCGGGCCGGATGGACGCTCTCCGTGCTGCTGGTGGAGAAGGCGGACTGACGGACGGGCTAGGGGGGGGCATCCAGGTGCGTGTTTCCGCCAGGGACGACGAAGTGGTGGAAGGTGACGCTGGCGCTCACGTCCAGCGCCTTCACCCAGTGCCACCACCCCACGGGCAGGAACACCATGTCCCCGGGCTCCAGCACCGTCTCCAGCACCGTGGCCTCGGCGAACAGCGGGTGCGCCACCAGGTCCGGCGCGCCCGCGTCCACATGGCTGAAGGTGCCCCGGTGCGGGTACACCCGGTGACGCTCGTAGGACGGCACCAGCTTCACGTGCTTGCGCCCCATCACCTGCCCCAGCACGATGTTCATGTTGTCGTGGTGCAGCGGGGTGACGGTGCCCGCCGGGCCCAGGAGCAGCGTCATCTGATCCGCCAGGAGCGACGGGTCGATGATGCCCTCCAGCGCGCGCAGGTCCTCGCGCAGCGCGGACAGCCCCCCGTGGCTCCAGTTGTCGTTGCGCGGAACCATGTAGTAGTCGTTGGTCTCCCGGCCGGACTCCACCATCGCCAGGAAGTCCGTGAAGGGCATCCGCGAGCGGTGCCGGTCCTGCTGGGCCGCGTGCTCCGGGTTGGCGTCGCGCCCCGTCATCACCTCCACCTCCACCTGCCCGAAGTGTTCGCGGAAGTAGGGCACCGACCACTTGCCCAGCGCGGGCCAGCCCTTCATGGCCCCCCGCAGCACCACCGGCCGGTGGCCGAAGTAGTAGCGGCGGAAGAACTCCTCCGGGGCCAGCCCCTCACGCACCTCCAGGACGCGCCCGCCGTCCTGGTTACGCAGCGCGCTGTAGGTCTCCATCAGCGACTCCAGCCACCCGAAGTGCCGGGCCACCTGACGGCACGCCTGGAAGTAGGGGTGTGCCTCCGCGGCGGCCACCTCCGCCCGCGCGACTTCCAGGGGCACCCCCGCTCCCTCCAGCACCTGCTCCACCTCCTCCATGCCCACACCCAGCGCCAGATTCTCCGCCAGCCACTGGCGCCACTCCGGCCGCAGCGGGGACTTGTCCTCGTTCATTCAGAACTCCTTGAAATCCTTGAAGGATTGGCCCGGGGGGGCCCTGCTGCCGGTGTGGCGGGGCGTGGTATGGACTGCCCCATTCTGTCTTTTTCCAACCCACCTCAATGCTGACGCAGGACTTCCGTCGTACCAGGAGAAGCCATTCATGACCCCCGGAGACCCGTCCTCTCACCGCCCTGGCGCCTTCGAGCCGGACCACAGCGCTCCCCACGTGAAGGGCTCCTACGTGAACTGCGAGAACCGGGCACCGCGCCGGCGCCGCCCGCTGCCGCCGCCCTCGGTTCCCCCCCTGCTGGAGGGGGCGGAAGGCGTTCGCTGAAGGACCTGGCGTCCGGGCTTGTCTGCCCTTCCGGGCATTTTTCTCTCAAGAAACGAACCGCTCGGCGTCTTTAAACAGGAAAGCCCACCAGTCACTTCGGGGCCTTGTGTCATGGCCAACCTCTTCAACCGGGAAAAGCGCCACTTCGAGGCGTTCATCCAGCGACACCGGCCCAGCCTGCTGGCGGTGGCGCGGCGGTTGTGCGCCCGCGGCACCCTGGACCCGGAGGACCTGGTCCAGGAGGCCTTCGAGCGGGCGTTGCCGGAGTACGGCCACCTGAAGGACCGGACGGAAGCGGCGTGCGCGGCCTGGCTGTGCACGACGATGACCAACCGGTTCCTGGACCACTGCCGCCGTCAGCGCACGGAGAGCCGGGGGCTGCCGCACCTGGCGCTGGTGCAGGACCTGCCGGTGACAGGGGACGCGGACCAGGAGAACTGGGAGCTGGTGGGCAACGACGCGTTCCAGGCGGCCATCGAGCAGCTCAAGCCGCACCTCCGGGACGCGTACAAGCTTCACGCGGAAGGCCGCCGCTACCAGGCCATCGCTGAACATTTCAACGTTCCCGTGGGGACCGTGGGCAGCTGGCTGACGCTGGCGCGCCGGGACCTGAGGGAATTGCTGCTTCCGAGCGTCGCGGTGGCCCGGGAGCGGGGAGCTCAGTCATGAACGCGCATTGCACCCGGCTGCACCTCTTCATGGACGGCGAGCTGTCCGAGTCCGACGCCGAAGCGTTCCGGAACCACCTGCCGCGCTGTGCCGCCTGCGAGGGCGGCCTGAGGGACCTGCTCCAGTTGGAGCTGCTGGCGGCGCGGGCCCTGGGCACGGGCGTGGCGGAGGCGCCGGCGGCGAAGCCGGAGGGCCACGTGGTGGCGCTGGGCGCGTGGGTGCGCCGCAACGCGCGCGTGGTGGTGCCGCTGGCCATGGCCGCCAGCCTCTGCGCCATCGTCGTGCCGCGCATGATGCCCGCCGGAGAGGTGCCAGCGGTCGTCTTCCTGGAGAACCAGTCCACGCGTGAGCTGGAGGCGCGCCTTTCTGATCCGCGCGCGGACAAGCACCGTCCCTACAGCCCCATGCGCGGCGGCGCGGAAGGCGCGGAGGCGGGGAAGGTGACGCTGCCCCTGCGTCCCCTGGCGGAGATGGAGGAGCGCAGGGACTTCCGCGGCATCGTCGCGGCCTACGTGCTGCACGGCCAGTGGCAGCAGGCGCAGGCGGTGCTGGCGCGCGAGCCCGCGTCGCTGGCGCGCGACATCGACCTGTCGGTGGTGGCGCTGCAGGACGGCCGCTACCAGGACGCGCTGAACCTGCTGGACCCGGTGCTGCGCACGGACCCTCGCAACCCCCAGGCGCTGTGGAACCGCGCCATCGCGCTGCGCGAGCTGGGCCAGAAGGACCTCGCCGCGCACGACTTCAACCAGGTGGCGGACCTGGGTGAGCCGGGCTGGAGTGACGAGGCGCGCAGCCTGGCGAAGGGGCTGAACGCCTCGCGCTGAGCAGCACCTGGAAGTTCCCCCGCGCGTTGCGAGCGTCCACCACCGGGCGCTTTCGCGCGGGGCTCCGCCGCACCGCTCGGGATGACGTGACAGGCTGCCGGGGTTGCCGGAACACTCCAGGAGCCGCCCATGTCCGAGCCTTCCTCTCGCGCTTCCGCCGACTACGCGTCCACCCGCCGTGACTTCCGGTGGGAGCGGCCAGCGCACTTCAACTTCGCCACGGACGTCATCGACAGGCACGCGGCCGAGCGGCCCCAGGCCCCCGCGCTCCAGTGGTCCGACGAGTCCGGGCGCTCGCGGCGCTTCTCCTTCCAGGAGCTGAAGGAGCGCTCGCTGCACGCGGCGCGCTTCCTCACCGGGCTGGGCCTGAAGCGCGGCGACCGGGCCTTCATCCTGATGCCGCGCGTGCCGGAGTGGTGGTTCCTGGTGCTGGGCTGCATCCGCGCGGGCATCGTCTTCATGCCCGGCACGCCCATGCTCACCGCCAAGGACATCCGCTACCGGCTGGAGGTGTCCGGCGCGAAGGCCGTCCTCACCGACGCCAGCTGCCTGGACCGCTTCGAGGGCGTCGCGGGCCAGGCCCCCGGCGTGACGACGTGGGTGTCCACCGGCGACGCGCCGTCCCCCTGGACGCGCTACACGTCGGAGGCGCTGGCGGAGTCGCAGGCGACGGCGTTCCCGCCCACGAAGGCGGAGGAGCCGCTGCTCATCTACTTCACGTCCGGCACCACCGGCATGCCGAAGATGGTGCTGCACACGCAGGCCAGCTACGGCCAGGGGCACCTCATCACCGGCCGCTACTGGCTGGACCTGAAGCCAGAGGACCGGCACCTCACGCTCAGCGACACCGGCTGGGCGAAGTGCGCGTGGGGCAAGCTCTTCGGCCCGTGGAGCGTGGGCGCGTGCAACGTCGTCTACGACTTCCGCGGCCGCTTCGACCCCGCGGGCTTCCTGAAGGTGCTGGAGCGGGAGAAGGTCACCACCTTCTGCGCGCCGCCCACCGCGTGGCGCGCGCTGGTGCTCCAGGACCTGAAGGCGGTGGACCTGTCCTCGCTGCGCCACTCCCTGAGCGCGGGCGAGCCGCTCAACCCGGAGGTCATCCAGACGTGGAAGGAGGCCACCGGGCTGCACATCCGCGAGGGCTACGGCCAGACGGAGACGGTGGTCATCGTGGGCATCTTCCCCGGCATGGAGCCGCGCGTGGGCTCCATGGGCAAGCCGTCCCCGGGCTTCACCGTGGGCGTCATCGACGAGCACGGCCACGAGGTGGCGGACGGACAGGAGGGCGACATCGCCGTGCGCGTGAGGCCGGAGCGGCCGGTGGGCCTGTTCGCGGGCTACCTCAACGACGACGCGGCCAACGCCGCCAGCAGCCGGGGGGACTGGTACATCACCGGCGACCGCGCGGTGCGCGACGCGGACGGCTACCTGTGGTTCGTGGGGCGCTCCGACGACGTCATCAAGACGTCCGGCTACCGCGTGGGCCCCTTCGAAGTGGAATCCGCGCTGATTGAGCACCCTGCGGTGGCCGAGTCCGCCGTCATCGGCGTGCCGGACGACAAGCTTGGCCAGCGCATCAAGGCGTACGTGCTGCTTACGCCGGGCCACACGCCGTCACCGGAGCTCGCGCAGGAGCTGCAGGACTTCGTGAAGAAGACCACGGCGCCCTACAAG
This genomic interval carries:
- a CDS encoding CHAT domain-containing protein; the protein is MVKPAKKSLWALALALPLLVGGVAALKPRAQPSPVPDTFWTERRAAARIEARLTHPEADRYRSRAPAGGCPVPAEPMPLGPLARMEAREDWGGIAAAYALEGEWNQASSFLERLPASPERDSDLAAVALARGDHERALRLLDAALTAKPNLTQALWNRALVFREMGLTLRASELFEEVAKRNEPGWGREAHAQALALREATLERQRQWKDARDATLALMDDPKAPLPMDAARYMPGTVRGVFYDVVRAAGSKERALALLPLAKELDRVQGGSVLTDYVQRVAKRDFSRRSDVARQYAETLRAGHGIPEALLDRARVSGDDDIYLGALLRTRRGSLNHLKDTLERIKRLEDPWFTYVADRDQAFKEISDGAWWKAEQRLFGALQRCRENGLSVRCLELEKRLAIFYYDMQRVTESEQHARVLWAGARQLREWELEFSALEVLSQVSRSRNDLGSARAYLEEWMARGPTRSCAWPHVQLAHLHYLDLRPQEARRELDIAAACPDNPMEPVFGATLVELTRSNFGPNDLEWLSRVTTNALAGPVVQGGDRVYADYLEGRFHLDRDRQKGQLHLRKAIDAADALPRGDALGREAWALSYSSLAVDAGRAGEFSKVVELMAAQLGTPVLTRCALAASVHAERTVLVALGPHGEVKGHYDDTRKEPFARADSSRLVPEGLRKTLSGCDHVDVLAWAPVFGRTDLLPSDMAWSFRLGRAQGPRPAASAQSARRLVVAGVEAPSLLQLPRLPTWTPDAEPGGAPPNVLSGSDATPSRVLESMADATEIEIHAHGITDPSISGASLVVLSPEVNGRYALTADVVREQKLKGEPTVFLAACSAGRTTALQSTEPFSLPAAFIDSGARAVLASTVDIPDAAGRFFDGVRRRIHAGSPAAIALRDERQAWLARDGRAGWTLSVLLVEKAD
- a CDS encoding cupin-like domain-containing protein, translated to MNEDKSPLRPEWRQWLAENLALGVGMEEVEQVLEGAGVPLEVARAEVAAAEAHPYFQACRQVARHFGWLESLMETYSALRNQDGGRVLEVREGLAPEEFFRRYYFGHRPVVLRGAMKGWPALGKWSVPYFREHFGQVEVEVMTGRDANPEHAAQQDRHRSRMPFTDFLAMVESGRETNDYYMVPRNDNWSHGGLSALREDLRALEGIIDPSLLADQMTLLLGPAGTVTPLHHDNMNIVLGQVMGRKHVKLVPSYERHRVYPHRGTFSHVDAGAPDLVAHPLFAEATVLETVLEPGDMVFLPVGWWHWVKALDVSASVTFHHFVVPGGNTHLDAPP
- a CDS encoding RNA polymerase sigma factor, whose translation is MANLFNREKRHFEAFIQRHRPSLLAVARRLCARGTLDPEDLVQEAFERALPEYGHLKDRTEAACAAWLCTTMTNRFLDHCRRQRTESRGLPHLALVQDLPVTGDADQENWELVGNDAFQAAIEQLKPHLRDAYKLHAEGRRYQAIAEHFNVPVGTVGSWLTLARRDLRELLLPSVAVARERGAQS
- a CDS encoding zf-HC2 domain-containing protein; its protein translation is MNAHCTRLHLFMDGELSESDAEAFRNHLPRCAACEGGLRDLLQLELLAARALGTGVAEAPAAKPEGHVVALGAWVRRNARVVVPLAMAASLCAIVVPRMMPAGEVPAVVFLENQSTRELEARLSDPRADKHRPYSPMRGGAEGAEAGKVTLPLRPLAEMEERRDFRGIVAAYVLHGQWQQAQAVLAREPASLARDIDLSVVALQDGRYQDALNLLDPVLRTDPRNPQALWNRAIALRELGQKDLAAHDFNQVADLGEPGWSDEARSLAKGLNASR
- a CDS encoding acyl-CoA synthetase, whose translation is MSEPSSRASADYASTRRDFRWERPAHFNFATDVIDRHAAERPQAPALQWSDESGRSRRFSFQELKERSLHAARFLTGLGLKRGDRAFILMPRVPEWWFLVLGCIRAGIVFMPGTPMLTAKDIRYRLEVSGAKAVLTDASCLDRFEGVAGQAPGVTTWVSTGDAPSPWTRYTSEALAESQATAFPPTKAEEPLLIYFTSGTTGMPKMVLHTQASYGQGHLITGRYWLDLKPEDRHLTLSDTGWAKCAWGKLFGPWSVGACNVVYDFRGRFDPAGFLKVLEREKVTTFCAPPTAWRALVLQDLKAVDLSSLRHSLSAGEPLNPEVIQTWKEATGLHIREGYGQTETVVIVGIFPGMEPRVGSMGKPSPGFTVGVIDEHGHEVADGQEGDIAVRVRPERPVGLFAGYLNDDAANAASSRGDWYITGDRAVRDADGYLWFVGRSDDVIKTSGYRVGPFEVESALIEHPAVAESAVIGVPDDKLGQRIKAYVLLTPGHTPSPELAQELQDFVKKTTAPYKYPREIEFVTELPKTVSGKIRRAELRATQGK